One stretch of Pseudomonas azotoformans DNA includes these proteins:
- a CDS encoding PP2C family protein-serine/threonine phosphatase, translating to MGSTYKSASKSHVGMVRQVNEDACLDLPENRLWVVADGMGGHAAGDYVSSLIVDSLRSVPVGRSLDEYTAALRNDLQRINAAVREETANRGVTMMGSTVVVLAARGLRGVCLWAGDSRLYRLRDGVLEGISRDHSYVQDLQDSGLLSEADARTHPRANIVTRAIGVEAHLDLAVVDLLIAPGDSYLLCSDGLNKTVEDHEIRDVLSHDAPDEIVRSLVHLGLNRGAPDNITAIVVKVSP from the coding sequence ATGGGGTCGACGTACAAATCCGCGAGCAAAAGCCATGTGGGCATGGTCCGCCAGGTCAACGAAGACGCCTGCCTGGACCTGCCGGAAAACCGCCTGTGGGTGGTGGCCGACGGTATGGGCGGGCATGCGGCGGGCGACTATGTCAGCAGCCTGATCGTCGACAGCCTGCGCAGCGTGCCGGTGGGGCGCTCCCTGGATGAATACACGGCAGCGTTGCGCAACGACCTGCAGCGCATCAACGCAGCCGTGCGCGAAGAAACCGCCAACCGTGGCGTGACCATGATGGGCAGCACCGTGGTGGTGCTGGCCGCCCGTGGCCTGCGCGGTGTGTGCCTGTGGGCCGGCGACAGTCGTTTGTACCGCCTGCGCGACGGCGTGCTCGAAGGCATCTCCCGCGACCACAGCTACGTCCAGGACCTGCAGGACAGCGGCCTGCTCAGCGAAGCCGACGCGCGTACGCACCCGCGCGCCAACATCGTGACCCGTGCGATTGGCGTGGAAGCCCACCTGGACCTGGCGGTGGTCGACCTGCTGATCGCCCCCGGTGACAGCTACCTGCTGTGCAGCGACGGCCTGAACAAGACCGTCGAAGACCATGAAATCCGCGATGTGCTCAGCCACGACGCGCCGGACGAAATCGTGCGCAGCCTGGTGCACCTGGGGCTCAACCGGGGCGCGCCGGACAACATCACCGCCATTGTCGTGAAGGTATCGCCATGA
- the tagF gene encoding type VI secretion system-associated protein TagF, which translates to MTTLGFYGKLASRGDFVSRALPQSFIGPWDSWLAAGLLASQNSLGGEWLNTYLVSPLWRFVLAPGVCGPDAAAGVVMPSIDRVGRYFPLAVVVLLDHDTNPASLVGGPDTWFEQAEALLLSTLEAGATFEGFNHGLDSLGLPASEPRAVDSRFAGLQRVAATVPHGRMTALAEQACEGASLWWGRGSQRISPGLLRCQGLPAASDFAQFLLGQEGVV; encoded by the coding sequence ATGACGACGCTGGGTTTCTACGGCAAGTTGGCCAGCCGTGGCGACTTTGTCAGCCGCGCCTTGCCCCAGAGCTTTATCGGCCCGTGGGACAGCTGGCTGGCGGCGGGGTTGCTCGCCAGTCAGAACAGCCTCGGCGGTGAATGGCTCAATACTTACCTGGTCAGCCCGCTGTGGCGCTTTGTGCTGGCGCCGGGCGTGTGCGGGCCGGATGCGGCGGCGGGAGTGGTGATGCCGAGCATCGACCGGGTGGGGCGCTACTTCCCGCTGGCGGTGGTGGTGTTGCTCGATCACGACACCAATCCGGCTTCCCTGGTGGGCGGGCCGGACACTTGGTTCGAACAGGCCGAGGCGCTGTTGCTCAGCACCCTGGAGGCCGGTGCCACCTTTGAAGGTTTCAACCACGGCCTCGACAGCCTGGGCTTGCCGGCGAGCGAGCCGCGTGCCGTGGACAGCCGTTTCGCTGGCCTGCAACGGGTGGCCGCCACCGTCCCCCACGGGCGCATGACCGCCCTGGCCGAACAGGCCTGCGAAGGCGCCAGCCTGTGGTGGGGCCGAGGTTCGCAACGTATTTCCCCTGGTTTGCTGCGGTGTCAGGGCCTGCCTGCCGCCAGCGATTTTGCGCAGTTTTTGCTCGGACAAGAAGGTGTGGTGTAG
- a CDS encoding serine/threonine-protein kinase → MNIVIPGYDIEGEIGEGAMASVYLATQRSLERKVALKVMAAALAADPTFCERFLREGKTLARLSHPHTVTIHDIGNVGELYYMAMEYLPNGTLKERIAAGMTPEQGVTLIRQIASALGYAHAQGLVHRDVKPANILFRADGTAVLSDFGIAKSLDDRTQFTQAGFAVGTPSYMSPEQARGQEIDGRADLYALGVVLYEILVGKLPYTGTDALSTALAHLTEPLPELPVHHGRYQDVLRKLLAKDPAERFPDAAALLRALDNLPADSPEATLVRPLPIPMSFDLAGITPESIEIPSDKPQPVRQPVVPPTQHSEQRRGPVLALAAVAVAVALAIGGASYWWLSGSDEPVAKPPAAELPKVTPPPPALAEADGGQRPLLMAGKKTLFQRVLSKPGAKLSADAGSAPGKALPAFSVLYVYQRKDVDGSPWVRVGAATDGRSDGWLPASQVSDWKQSLVLKFTERSGRAPVMFLRQSGEVEKLLADPSAAKGVLAKAQKNSEDNSQILALEPAASAVPQNQFYLLPIFDSKESFDENGQPVQLLNVASIDPGSSAAAKPATPVMNANADAFRTAVVLVVDTTVSMQPYIDQIRDVVHELQTRIAERGELDSVSFGMVGFRSSIKKTPGLEYVAKTLISLDQGRDPQRFLDMARQVKASTVSSHSFNEDAFAGVMQAVDGMDWSGYGGRIILLVTDAGALRKNDPFAATQMNEAEVRQAALGKQIKIYALHLRTDAGKKTHAGAESQYRILTADANPQIGDLYTAVPGGDVRKLGERVDEIGTVFANLVHQVRSNTPQPVPLLNNAPSLADKSAAVGYAMHMDFLGRKTASQAPQLVSAWTADRDLTNPALPAFQVCVMLTKLQLNDLQQSLKLIVDAARKTQTSPKDFFQEIASASAYMSRDPQALRKGGNLADGGILGEYLEGLPYRSKSLNMTQDLWLSLSVAEQEDFIDELDSKIRLYETFHNDLTNWVRFGDAEPGDALYRVPLSTLP, encoded by the coding sequence ATGAACATCGTCATCCCCGGTTATGACATCGAAGGCGAGATCGGCGAAGGCGCCATGGCCAGCGTGTACCTGGCGACCCAGCGCTCGTTGGAGCGCAAGGTGGCGTTGAAGGTGATGGCGGCGGCGCTGGCGGCCGATCCAACCTTCTGCGAGCGCTTCCTGCGCGAGGGCAAGACCCTGGCACGCTTGTCGCACCCGCACACGGTGACCATCCATGACATCGGCAATGTCGGTGAGCTGTACTACATGGCCATGGAATACCTGCCCAACGGCACCCTCAAGGAGCGCATCGCCGCCGGCATGACGCCGGAGCAGGGCGTGACGCTGATCCGCCAGATCGCCTCGGCGCTGGGCTATGCCCACGCCCAGGGCCTGGTGCACCGCGATGTGAAACCGGCGAACATCCTGTTTCGCGCCGATGGCACGGCGGTGCTGTCCGACTTCGGCATCGCCAAGTCACTGGATGACCGCACGCAATTCACCCAGGCCGGGTTTGCCGTGGGCACCCCCAGCTACATGAGCCCGGAACAGGCGCGGGGCCAGGAGATCGACGGCCGTGCCGACCTGTATGCGCTGGGTGTGGTGTTGTACGAGATTCTGGTGGGCAAGCTGCCTTACACCGGCACCGATGCGCTCTCCACCGCGCTGGCGCACCTGACCGAACCGCTGCCGGAACTGCCGGTGCACCATGGCCGCTATCAGGACGTGCTGCGCAAGCTGTTGGCCAAGGACCCGGCTGAGCGTTTCCCGGATGCGGCGGCGCTGTTGCGCGCCTTGGACAACCTGCCGGCGGACTCGCCGGAAGCCACGCTGGTGCGGCCGCTGCCGATTCCGATGAGTTTCGACCTGGCGGGCATCACCCCGGAATCCATCGAGATTCCCAGCGACAAACCCCAGCCGGTGCGCCAACCGGTGGTGCCGCCGACCCAGCACAGCGAGCAGCGCCGTGGGCCGGTGTTAGCGCTGGCGGCGGTTGCGGTGGCGGTTGCATTGGCGATTGGTGGCGCGAGCTATTGGTGGTTGAGCGGCAGCGATGAGCCGGTGGCCAAACCGCCCGCTGCCGAGCTGCCGAAAGTCACGCCACCGCCGCCAGCGCTCGCCGAAGCGGATGGCGGCCAACGCCCGTTGCTCATGGCCGGCAAGAAGACCCTGTTCCAGCGCGTGCTCAGCAAGCCGGGCGCCAAGCTTTCGGCCGATGCGGGCAGCGCGCCAGGCAAGGCCCTGCCGGCGTTTTCCGTGCTCTATGTGTACCAGCGCAAGGACGTCGACGGCAGCCCGTGGGTGCGTGTCGGCGCCGCCACCGATGGGCGCAGCGACGGTTGGTTGCCTGCGTCTCAAGTCAGCGACTGGAAGCAGAGCCTGGTGCTGAAATTCACCGAGCGCTCGGGCCGGGCGCCGGTGATGTTCCTGCGCCAATCCGGCGAAGTGGAAAAGCTGCTGGCTGACCCTTCCGCCGCCAAAGGCGTGCTGGCCAAGGCGCAGAAAAACAGCGAAGACAACAGCCAGATCCTCGCGTTGGAGCCTGCCGCCAGCGCCGTCCCGCAGAACCAGTTCTACCTGTTGCCGATCTTCGACTCCAAAGAGAGCTTCGACGAAAACGGCCAGCCTGTGCAGTTGCTCAATGTGGCCTCCATCGACCCCGGCAGCAGCGCGGCCGCCAAACCCGCGACACCGGTGATGAATGCCAATGCCGACGCCTTCCGCACGGCGGTGGTGCTGGTGGTGGACACCACCGTGTCGATGCAGCCCTATATCGACCAGATCCGCGATGTGGTGCACGAGCTGCAAACCCGCATCGCCGAGCGCGGCGAGTTGGACAGTGTCAGCTTCGGCATGGTCGGCTTTCGCAGCAGCATCAAGAAAACCCCGGGCCTGGAGTACGTGGCCAAGACCCTGATCAGCCTCGATCAGGGCCGCGACCCGCAACGTTTCCTCGACATGGCGCGGCAGGTCAAGGCGTCCACCGTGTCCAGCCACTCCTTCAACGAAGACGCGTTCGCCGGGGTGATGCAGGCGGTGGACGGCATGGATTGGTCCGGTTATGGCGGGCGCATCATCCTGCTGGTCACCGATGCCGGCGCGCTGCGCAAGAACGACCCGTTCGCCGCCACCCAGATGAACGAAGCCGAAGTGCGCCAGGCCGCGCTGGGCAAGCAGATCAAGATCTACGCCCTGCACCTGCGCACCGACGCTGGCAAGAAAACCCACGCCGGCGCCGAGAGCCAGTACCGCATCCTCACCGCCGACGCAAACCCACAGATTGGTGACCTGTACACCGCGGTGCCCGGTGGCGATGTGCGCAAGCTCGGCGAGCGGGTGGATGAGATCGGCACGGTGTTCGCCAACCTGGTGCATCAGGTGCGCAGCAACACGCCGCAGCCGGTGCCGTTGCTGAACAACGCACCGAGCCTGGCGGATAAGTCCGCAGCGGTCGGCTACGCCATGCACATGGATTTCCTTGGGCGTAAAACCGCGAGCCAGGCGCCGCAACTGGTCAGCGCCTGGACCGCCGACCGCGACCTGACCAACCCGGCGCTGCCGGCGTTCCAAGTGTGCGTGATGCTGACCAAGTTGCAGCTCAACGACCTGCAGCAGTCGCTGAAACTGATCGTCGACGCGGCGCGCAAGACCCAGACCTCACCGAAAGACTTCTTCCAGGAAATCGCCAGCGCCTCGGCCTACATGAGCCGCGACCCGCAGGCCCTGCGCAAGGGCGGCAACCTGGCCGACGGCGGCATCCTCGGCGAATACCTCGAAGGCCTGCCGTACCGCAGCAAGTCGCTGAACATGACCCAGGATTTGTGGTTGTCGTTGAGCGTGGCCGAGCAGGAAGACTTTATCGACGAGCTGGATTCGAAAATCCGCCTCTACGAAACCTTCCACAATGACCTGACCAACTGGGTCCGCTTCGGCGATGCCGAGCCGGGCGACGCGTTGTACCGCGTGCCGTTGTCGACGTTGCCGTGA
- a CDS encoding ABC transporter permease family protein: MRIALVVSLAWQDYRNDAWLSACSVLALVAVIAPLLVLFGLKFGLVSSLTERLQTDPATREIIPLGGGRFSSAFIEQLGERSEVAFAIPRTRQIAATAQVGTLALEMLPTASGDPLLADLPVPKGLDQIVLSHTAAEKLAARPGDWLETSFARQVAGRVEAQRTRVQVLAVLPLEAFARDGLFADLGLLEAAENYRDGRAVPALGWDGEAVGVSEQRVYPAFRLYARNLTDVEPLRVYFAGQNLLVSTQAQTIAQVQSLSRNLSIVFWVICGLALAGAFAAIFAGALAAVARKRRELSVLRLLGFPTGGLLLFVVVQALYSAGFAAVLSAGLYGLAEAGLNELFVQVPGEYASHLLARHYGLALVAVLGVSAVAAACGGWRVARIQASEGIRDV; this comes from the coding sequence ATGCGCATCGCTCTGGTGGTGTCGCTGGCCTGGCAGGATTACCGCAACGATGCCTGGCTGTCGGCCTGTTCGGTGCTGGCGCTGGTGGCGGTGATCGCGCCGCTGCTGGTGTTATTCGGCCTGAAATTTGGACTGGTTAGCAGTTTGACCGAACGTTTGCAGACCGACCCCGCCACCCGTGAAATTATTCCGCTGGGCGGTGGTCGATTCAGCAGTGCGTTTATCGAGCAACTGGGCGAGCGCAGTGAAGTGGCGTTCGCCATACCGCGTACGCGGCAGATTGCGGCGACGGCGCAAGTGGGCACGTTGGCCCTGGAGATGCTGCCGACCGCGTCCGGTGATCCACTGCTGGCCGACCTGCCGGTGCCCAAGGGCCTGGACCAGATCGTGCTGAGCCACACCGCCGCCGAAAAGCTCGCGGCGCGGCCTGGCGATTGGCTGGAAACCAGCTTTGCACGGCAAGTGGCCGGGCGCGTCGAAGCCCAGCGCACACGGGTGCAGGTGCTGGCGGTGTTGCCGCTGGAAGCCTTTGCCCGTGACGGTTTGTTTGCCGACCTGGGTTTGCTGGAAGCGGCGGAAAATTACCGCGATGGCCGCGCAGTGCCGGCGTTGGGGTGGGACGGGGAGGCCGTGGGTGTGAGTGAGCAGCGCGTGTACCCGGCGTTCCGCCTGTACGCCCGCAACCTCACCGATGTGGAGCCGCTGCGGGTGTACTTCGCCGGGCAGAATCTGTTGGTGTCGACCCAGGCGCAGACCATCGCGCAGGTGCAGTCGTTGAGCCGCAACCTGTCGATCGTGTTCTGGGTGATCTGCGGGCTGGCGTTGGCGGGGGCGTTTGCGGCGATTTTTGCCGGCGCCCTGGCCGCCGTGGCGCGCAAGCGGCGGGAGTTGTCAGTGTTGCGCCTGCTGGGGTTTCCCACCGGTGGGCTGTTGTTGTTCGTGGTGGTGCAGGCGTTGTACAGCGCGGGTTTTGCTGCCGTACTCAGTGCCGGTCTGTATGGCCTGGCCGAGGCGGGCTTGAATGAATTATTCGTGCAGGTGCCGGGCGAGTACGCCAGCCACCTGCTGGCGCGCCATTACGGCCTGGCCCTGGTTGCAGTCCTCGGCGTCAGCGCCGTGGCGGCGGCCTGTGGTGGTTGGCGAGTGGCGCGGATCCAGGCTTCTGAAGGAATCAGAGATGTATAA
- a CDS encoding ABC transporter ATP-binding protein translates to MLNLNAVHKSRGVGSQRYSLVIPALALRAGEQVAIVGPSGCGKSTLLDLLALVLAPDQVGQFEFHQQDIAGLWRADQQSSLAALRSQHLGYVLQTGGLLGFLDVRGNIALSRQLLGLKDDGSVTRLAEQLEISDQLAKKPAALSVGQRQRVSCARALAHAPQLVLADEPTASLDPLNAERVMHALLAQAREHRAACVIATHDEPLARASGLQVRRISCRRDTDGGVTATLGEVC, encoded by the coding sequence ATGCTGAACCTGAATGCGGTGCACAAGAGCCGGGGCGTCGGCAGCCAGCGCTATAGCCTGGTGATCCCGGCGCTGGCGCTGCGTGCGGGCGAGCAAGTGGCGATTGTCGGGCCCAGCGGTTGCGGCAAAAGCACCTTGCTCGACCTGCTGGCGCTGGTCTTGGCGCCGGATCAGGTCGGGCAGTTTGAGTTTCATCAACAGGACATCGCCGGGCTGTGGCGCGCCGATCAGCAATCCAGCCTGGCCGCGCTGCGCAGCCAGCACTTGGGCTATGTGCTGCAAACCGGCGGCCTGCTGGGCTTTCTTGATGTGCGCGGGAATATCGCCCTGTCCCGGCAACTGCTGGGTTTGAAGGACGATGGCAGCGTGACGCGCCTGGCCGAGCAGTTGGAGATCAGCGACCAGTTGGCCAAGAAGCCGGCGGCGCTGTCGGTGGGGCAGCGCCAGCGTGTCAGCTGCGCCCGTGCCCTGGCCCATGCGCCGCAACTGGTGCTGGCGGACGAACCGACTGCGTCCCTCGACCCGTTGAATGCCGAGCGCGTGATGCATGCATTGCTGGCCCAGGCCCGTGAACACCGTGCGGCCTGTGTGATCGCCACCCATGACGAGCCCCTGGCGCGCGCCAGTGGCTTGCAGGTGCGGCGCATCAGTTGCCGTCGCGACACCGATGGCGGCGTCACCGCCACCCTCGGGGAGGTGTGCTGA
- the tssM gene encoding type VI secretion system membrane subunit TssM, giving the protein MKAFFSFMIRWVIPVLGLIALSLIIWFVGPLLDVLVPEGRRWALIILVFAVWLAYRVFRIIQARRQAAEVMRSLAAETPADPNSVATAEELTTLRQRMDEALALLKKAKLGGDERRNLYELPWYVIIGPPGSGKTTALVNSGLHFPLAAQLGAGAVRGVGGTRNCDWWFTDQAVLLDTAGRYTTQDSNSTVDKAAWLGFLDLLKKQRSRRPIDGAFIAISLSDLLLGTDAERAAHAAAIRLRIQELYTQLGVRFPIYLMLTKLDLVPGFMEFFDNLSKEERAQVWGMTFALDDGKNSDSPLAHLQSEFAGLEQRLNERLVERLQQERDPARRDLIYGFPQQFGALKDCLQSFLEGVFKPNAFEERVLLRGVYFTSGTQEGSPIDRLIGAMAQSMNLDRQHLARQSGTGRSYFIEKLFTAVAFAERGLVGVNPKVERRRKWIARGVLAATVALVVVVSGLWWVSYRANQAYIAQVDQKVAPLGQTVQNLSPAQREVLAVLPLLNAVKNLAGDSPSWSEGLGLYQGDMLEAESASVYRKLLIAVFAPRLVTRIEEQLHGGGNSDFLYEGLKAYLMLADAEHYDPDFIKAWIALDWDRNLPRDLPADQRQALAGHLQSLFERHPPNARLDQRLIDDLRRQLQQLPVAQRVYDRVKRQKLPEGIPDFRLNEAAGRDAALVFSRKSGKPLGEPLSGFFTAKGYRQAFLLSSLNQTGTLAEEQWVLGQEQADQQNVVSLAADVRRLYFQDYQRQWDALLADIDFVPITSVAQAADVLRVISGPTSPLKKLLVAVAKETDLQAEERQLAAKGVPVEGGVDKLKERLGSLLGQEQPAANAPAAAEDPVTAHFAQLNSIVSKNEGEPAAIDGLLTDMNALYVQVSAMVGASGDALLGEAKNQAAAAATRVSLNAERQPPLVQGMVKSVVNSTTNSMMGGVRNQLNAAWVSEVVNVYRQSLAGRYPMSPGSARDATLDDFGQFFGVGGVMDNYFRKYLQPYVDTSAQTWRWQPGAAQKLGIAPGVLQTFQRAATIRDAFFRAGGTQPIVRFELKPVSMDPTITQFLLDLDGQQLSYDHGPSRPVAMQWPNPGSIGVVRISIMPPAASGRSGVTLDGPWAWFRLLEQSDLTAGNSPDRFNLRLRVDGASIAYELRANSAFNPFKSRVLSGFSLPERL; this is encoded by the coding sequence GTGAAGGCGTTTTTCAGTTTCATGATTCGCTGGGTGATCCCCGTGCTGGGTTTGATCGCCCTGAGCCTGATCATCTGGTTTGTCGGGCCGCTGCTCGACGTGCTGGTACCGGAAGGCCGGCGCTGGGCGCTGATCATCCTGGTATTCGCGGTGTGGCTGGCCTACCGCGTGTTCCGCATCATCCAGGCGCGCCGTCAGGCCGCCGAAGTGATGCGCAGCCTGGCTGCCGAAACCCCGGCCGACCCCAACAGCGTCGCCACTGCCGAAGAACTCACCACCCTGCGCCAACGCATGGACGAGGCCCTGGCATTGCTGAAAAAGGCCAAGCTCGGTGGCGATGAGCGCCGCAACCTTTACGAGCTGCCGTGGTACGTGATCATTGGCCCACCGGGTTCGGGCAAGACCACCGCGCTGGTCAACTCCGGGCTGCATTTCCCGCTGGCGGCGCAGTTGGGCGCCGGTGCCGTGCGCGGCGTCGGCGGTACGCGCAACTGCGACTGGTGGTTTACCGATCAAGCCGTGCTGCTCGACACCGCCGGCCGCTACACCACCCAGGACAGCAACTCCACGGTGGACAAAGCTGCGTGGCTGGGCTTCCTCGACCTGCTGAAAAAGCAGCGCTCGCGTCGCCCCATCGATGGTGCGTTTATCGCCATCAGCCTGTCGGACCTGTTGCTGGGCACCGATGCCGAACGCGCCGCCCATGCCGCTGCCATCCGCCTGCGTATCCAGGAGCTGTACACCCAACTAGGCGTGCGCTTCCCGATCTACCTGATGCTGACCAAGCTCGACCTGGTGCCGGGCTTCATGGAGTTCTTCGACAACCTGAGCAAGGAAGAGCGCGCCCAGGTGTGGGGCATGACCTTTGCCCTGGACGATGGCAAAAACAGCGACAGCCCATTGGCACACCTGCAAAGCGAGTTCGCCGGGCTGGAACAGCGCCTCAACGAACGCCTGGTCGAACGCCTGCAACAGGAACGCGACCCGGCGCGGCGCGACCTGATCTATGGCTTCCCGCAGCAGTTCGGCGCGTTGAAGGACTGCCTGCAAAGCTTCCTCGAAGGCGTGTTCAAACCCAATGCCTTTGAAGAGCGCGTGTTGCTGCGCGGCGTGTACTTCACCAGCGGCACCCAGGAAGGCAGCCCGATTGACCGCCTGATCGGCGCCATGGCCCAGAGCATGAACCTGGACCGCCAGCATTTGGCGCGCCAGAGCGGCACCGGGCGCAGTTACTTCATCGAAAAACTCTTCACTGCGGTGGCGTTTGCCGAGCGTGGCCTGGTGGGGGTGAACCCGAAGGTCGAGCGCCGCCGCAAGTGGATTGCGCGGGGTGTGCTGGCCGCCACTGTGGCGTTGGTCGTGGTGGTCAGCGGTTTGTGGTGGGTGAGTTATCGCGCCAACCAGGCCTACATCGCCCAGGTCGACCAGAAGGTCGCGCCGCTGGGCCAGACCGTGCAGAACCTGAGCCCGGCGCAGCGCGAAGTGCTCGCCGTGCTGCCGTTGCTCAATGCCGTGAAAAACCTGGCGGGCGATTCGCCGAGCTGGTCCGAAGGCCTGGGGCTGTATCAGGGCGATATGCTTGAAGCCGAGTCTGCCAGCGTCTACCGCAAGCTGTTGATCGCGGTGTTCGCGCCACGCCTGGTGACGCGCATCGAAGAACAACTGCACGGCGGCGGCAATTCCGACTTCCTCTACGAAGGCCTCAAGGCTTACCTGATGCTGGCTGACGCCGAGCATTACGACCCGGATTTCATCAAGGCCTGGATCGCCCTGGACTGGGACCGCAACCTGCCCCGCGACCTGCCGGCGGATCAGCGCCAGGCATTGGCCGGGCACTTGCAGTCGCTGTTCGAACGCCACCCGCCGAACGCGCGCCTGGATCAGCGGCTGATCGACGACCTGCGCCGCCAGTTGCAACAACTGCCGGTGGCCCAGCGCGTGTATGACCGGGTCAAGCGCCAGAAACTGCCCGAGGGCATTCCGGACTTTCGCCTCAACGAAGCCGCTGGCCGTGACGCCGCGCTGGTGTTCAGCCGCAAGAGTGGCAAGCCGCTGGGCGAGCCGTTGAGTGGGTTCTTCACCGCCAAGGGCTATCGCCAGGCGTTCCTGCTGAGCAGCCTGAACCAGACCGGCACCCTCGCGGAAGAGCAGTGGGTGCTCGGCCAGGAACAGGCCGACCAGCAAAACGTGGTGAGCCTGGCCGCCGATGTGCGGCGCCTGTATTTCCAGGATTACCAGCGCCAGTGGGATGCGTTGCTGGCGGACATCGACTTTGTACCGATCACCAGCGTGGCCCAGGCGGCCGATGTGCTGCGGGTGATTTCCGGCCCGACCTCACCGCTGAAAAAACTGCTGGTGGCGGTGGCCAAGGAAACCGACCTGCAAGCCGAAGAGCGCCAACTGGCCGCCAAAGGCGTGCCGGTGGAAGGCGGCGTCGACAAGCTCAAGGAGCGCCTGGGCAGCCTGCTCGGCCAGGAACAACCGGCCGCCAATGCGCCTGCGGCGGCGGAGGACCCGGTGACCGCGCACTTCGCCCAGCTCAACAGTATCGTCAGCAAGAACGAAGGCGAACCGGCGGCCATCGACGGCCTGCTCACCGACATGAACGCGCTGTATGTGCAGGTCAGCGCCATGGTCGGCGCCAGCGGCGATGCGTTGCTCGGCGAGGCGAAGAACCAGGCGGCGGCTGCGGCCACGCGAGTCAGCCTGAATGCCGAGCGCCAGCCACCGCTGGTGCAGGGCATGGTCAAGTCGGTGGTCAACTCCACCACCAACAGCATGATGGGCGGCGTGCGCAACCAATTGAACGCCGCCTGGGTCAGCGAAGTGGTCAACGTGTATCGCCAGTCCCTGGCCGGGCGCTACCCGATGTCGCCGGGCAGTGCACGGGACGCCACCCTGGATGACTTCGGCCAATTCTTCGGCGTGGGCGGGGTGATGGACAACTACTTCCGCAAATACCTGCAGCCTTACGTCGATACGTCCGCGCAGACCTGGCGTTGGCAGCCGGGCGCGGCGCAGAAGCTGGGGATTGCTCCGGGCGTGCTGCAAACCTTCCAACGCGCTGCGACGATCCGTGATGCGTTCTTCCGCGCCGGGGGGACTCAACCCATCGTGCGTTTCGAACTCAAACCGGTGTCGATGGACCCGACCATCACCCAGTTCCTGCTGGACCTGGACGGCCAGCAGCTGAGCTACGACCACGGCCCCAGCCGCCCAGTGGCGATGCAATGGCCGAACCCCGGCAGCATTGGCGTGGTGCGGATCTCCATCATGCCGCCCGCCGCCAGCGGCCGTTCCGGCGTGACCCTGGACGGACCGTGGGCCTGGTTCCGCCTGCTGGAACAGTCGGACCTCACCGCCGGCAACTCGCCGGACCGCTTCAACCTGCGCCTGCGCGTCGACGGTGCAAGCATCGCCTACGAGTTGCGCGCCAATAGCGCGTTCAACCCGTTCAAGAGCCGCGTGCTCAGTGGCTTCAGCCTGCCGGAGCGGCTATGA